One part of the Desulfonema ishimotonii genome encodes these proteins:
- the hisD gene encoding histidinol dehydrogenase, with protein MKIYTYPSEAAETRVKAVVKRDIAFDDAMVASVKQILEDVRARGDAALIDYANRFDSPDLTVDELRVTPAEFEAAAGAVDADFMGSLNRATEHIEGFHRQQLRKSWIDTARPGTLLGQMFNPVGAAGVYVPGGQGGNTPLVSSVLMGVIPARIAGVEKICMVTPPTRDGSVNPHMLVAAERVGVDAVYKVGSAWAIAALTYGTETVPGCDVIVGPGNIYVTIAKKIVSGTVGIDMIAGPSEVLVIADDDANPEYTAADLLSQAEHDVLASAILVTDSQKTAEAVQAAVAEQVKQLHRRDIAEKSLADYGAIMVVPDIDAAIDLANKMAPEHLELHIREPFDHLGKIRNAGAVFVGDYTPEPVGDYIAGPNHVLPTAGTARFSSALSVDNFIKKTSIIHYSEAAFRDEAEDIMRLADIEGLGAHANSVRIRLEK; from the coding sequence ATGAAGATTTATACCTATCCTTCCGAAGCGGCCGAAACCAGAGTAAAAGCCGTTGTAAAACGGGATATTGCGTTTGATGACGCAATGGTTGCCAGTGTGAAACAGATATTGGAGGATGTCAGAGCGCGGGGAGATGCGGCACTGATTGATTACGCCAACCGGTTTGACTCGCCGGATCTGACCGTGGATGAGCTTCGGGTCACGCCGGCGGAATTTGAGGCTGCGGCCGGGGCCGTTGACGCGGATTTTATGGGTTCCCTGAACCGGGCGACCGAACATATTGAGGGGTTTCACCGGCAGCAGCTCCGGAAGTCGTGGATCGACACCGCACGGCCGGGGACTTTGCTGGGCCAGATGTTCAATCCGGTCGGCGCGGCCGGGGTTTACGTGCCGGGCGGGCAGGGCGGTAACACGCCGCTGGTTTCGTCCGTACTCATGGGCGTGATTCCCGCCAGAATCGCCGGGGTGGAGAAGATCTGCATGGTGACACCGCCCACAAGGGACGGATCGGTCAACCCCCACATGCTGGTGGCGGCGGAGCGGGTGGGCGTGGATGCCGTGTACAAGGTCGGAAGCGCATGGGCCATTGCGGCGCTGACCTACGGCACGGAGACGGTTCCCGGCTGCGACGTGATCGTGGGACCGGGCAACATTTACGTGACCATTGCCAAAAAGATCGTCTCCGGCACGGTGGGCATCGACATGATCGCCGGTCCCAGCGAGGTGCTGGTCATTGCCGACGACGACGCCAACCCCGAATACACGGCTGCGGACCTGCTCTCCCAGGCCGAGCATGACGTGCTGGCCTCGGCCATCCTGGTGACGGATTCCCAAAAGACCGCCGAAGCGGTGCAGGCTGCCGTGGCCGAACAGGTGAAGCAGCTTCACCGCAGGGATATTGCCGAAAAATCGCTGGCGGATTACGGGGCCATCATGGTGGTGCCGGACATTGACGCCGCCATTGACCTTGCCAACAAAATGGCTCCGGAACATCTGGAGCTTCACATCCGGGAGCCGTTTGATCACCTCGGCAAAATCCGCAATGCCGGGGCCGTGTTTGTGGGGGACTACACGCCGGAGCCGGTGGGGGACTACATTGCCGGGCCGAACCATGTGCTGCCCACCGCAGGCACGGCCCGCTTTTCCTCGGCCCTTTCCGTGGATAATTTTATCAAAAAGACCAGCATCATTCACTATTCCGAGGCCGCATTCCGGGACGAGGCCGAAGACATCATGCGTCTGGCCGATATTGAAGGGCTGGGGGCACACGCCAATTCCGTGCGGATCAGATTGGAAAAATAG
- a CDS encoding response regulator — protein MQDIHADVKRGTILIINHIADNDLSLVQKKLTRQGHTVRRARGFKQFADTASPPDLILFADDAPEKSGQPFSETLRSDQKHRDVPVIFIGSPEQVTAWHQTPESGVSDVIARPFQPEELLARIEMHLKLRRHREQLRDENQLLRQELARRQKSEAELKAREAGFRHIVANIPGVVYQLLLRKDGSYCFPYISEKCYDFVGLSPEDIQADPERLTALIPEKDMKKIRKALTTSAHRLSEYRLDNRIRIRGENIWIRVWATPRRLADGAVLWNGVIIDISERKRLLREFRDAKEAAEAANLAKNEFLARMSHEIRTPMNAIIGLTHLLFHTGLSARQLDYLRKIEFSSQSLLDIINDLLDFSKIEAGKMLMESVAFNLEEVLDNLVRIIGVKAGEKNIAFLFDVSRDVPLSLVGDPLRLGQILTNLSDNAVKFTESGGVVVRAGLVKQKGNSALLKFSVADTGIGLNRDQIAGLFEPFCQADGSITRKYGGTGLGLAICKRLTEMMKGDIDVESRPDQGSTFSFTAELGLQRLEKDPLAELYEGLKGRRILVADGHTPSGDILCNMLRSAGIQADMAGSGASAMTKTEAAKAASLPYDLILLDRHLPDMDGATLIRRFRQDSCQAGIPVVIMENSFEMERGRVAHSGADAVLGKPVIPSVLMRTLQSVLRDEPGTDDRLQLPECEADPADTWDCIRGMRLLLVEDDRISQEIIRKVLENAGARIAVADNGKEAVDVVGKSDVDLVFMDIQMPEMDGYEAARRIRRLPSKARNVPIIAMTGDRERCLNAGMNDYLTKPVVPEHLFATLIKWLPPVREPARPSGSLRPNRLEGQSDVIFHRKLLQMFYSDYSDAGRRMKMALNRGNADQVRILAHTLKGVAGYLGAEDLKTAAVALEAGIVRQRSEDYDALAHHFEKALNRVLNTACGLEKMTRCPMGRPEKPFAVSDLSEIAPRIDQLSGLLREGDTASEERMAELKPYLGDLGIDEYLSRLEAQIGNYDFEEARRTLTAISGTLMRRG, from the coding sequence ATGCAAGATATCCACGCTGATGTGAAGCGAGGCACCATTCTTATCATCAATCATATCGCTGATAATGATCTTTCCCTTGTACAAAAAAAACTGACCCGTCAGGGCCACACGGTCCGACGGGCCAGAGGCTTTAAGCAATTCGCTGATACCGCTTCTCCGCCCGACCTGATCCTCTTCGCCGATGATGCGCCCGAAAAGAGCGGACAGCCGTTTTCTGAGACCCTCCGATCTGATCAGAAACACCGGGACGTACCGGTCATCTTCATCGGTTCACCGGAACAGGTGACGGCCTGGCATCAGACGCCGGAATCCGGCGTGTCGGATGTTATCGCCCGGCCGTTTCAGCCCGAAGAATTGCTGGCCCGTATTGAGATGCACCTGAAACTGCGCCGTCACCGGGAGCAGCTGCGGGATGAAAACCAACTGCTCCGCCAGGAGCTTGCCCGGCGGCAGAAAAGCGAGGCGGAGCTGAAGGCGCGGGAGGCCGGTTTCCGTCATATTGTCGCCAATATTCCGGGGGTCGTCTATCAGCTGTTGCTCAGAAAGGACGGGTCATACTGTTTTCCGTACATCAGTGAGAAATGCTATGATTTTGTCGGGCTGTCTCCGGAGGATATTCAGGCGGACCCGGAACGGCTTACGGCGCTGATTCCTGAGAAGGACATGAAGAAAATCAGAAAGGCCCTCACAACATCGGCGCACCGGCTGAGCGAATACCGCTTGGACAACCGGATTCGCATCCGGGGAGAGAATATCTGGATACGGGTCTGGGCCACGCCCAGGCGACTGGCTGATGGCGCTGTTCTCTGGAACGGGGTGATTATCGACATCTCCGAACGCAAACGGCTGCTGAGAGAATTCAGAGATGCCAAAGAGGCGGCTGAGGCGGCCAATCTGGCGAAAAACGAATTTCTCGCCCGGATGAGCCACGAAATCCGAACGCCGATGAATGCGATTATCGGGCTGACCCATCTGCTGTTTCACACCGGACTGAGCGCCCGGCAGCTTGACTACCTGCGCAAAATAGAATTTTCCTCGCAATCTCTCCTGGATATTATCAATGATCTCCTTGATTTTTCCAAAATCGAAGCCGGTAAGATGCTGATGGAGTCAGTGGCGTTCAACCTGGAGGAAGTGTTGGACAACCTGGTTCGGATAATCGGCGTAAAGGCCGGGGAAAAAAATATTGCATTCCTGTTTGATGTCAGCCGGGACGTGCCCCTTTCCCTGGTCGGCGACCCCCTGCGGCTGGGCCAGATTCTCACCAATCTGTCGGATAACGCGGTGAAGTTTACGGAATCGGGGGGCGTGGTCGTGCGGGCCGGGCTGGTGAAACAGAAGGGGAATAGCGCCCTGCTGAAATTTTCAGTAGCGGATACGGGCATCGGCCTGAACCGGGATCAGATTGCAGGGCTGTTTGAACCGTTCTGTCAGGCGGACGGGTCTATCACCCGGAAATACGGCGGCACCGGCCTTGGTCTGGCCATCTGCAAGCGGCTGACGGAAATGATGAAAGGGGATATTGATGTGGAAAGCAGGCCGGATCAGGGCAGCACTTTTTCTTTCACGGCAGAACTGGGCCTGCAACGGTTGGAAAAAGATCCGCTTGCGGAGCTTTATGAAGGTCTGAAAGGGCGGCGGATACTGGTGGCGGACGGCCACACCCCATCTGGTGATATTCTGTGCAATATGCTCCGATCTGCCGGTATTCAGGCGGATATGGCCGGATCGGGAGCCAGTGCCATGACGAAAACAGAAGCGGCAAAGGCCGCCAGCCTGCCCTATGATCTGATATTGCTGGACCGGCACCTGCCGGATATGGATGGGGCAACGCTCATCAGGCGCTTCCGGCAGGATTCATGTCAGGCCGGAATACCGGTGGTCATCATGGAGAACAGCTTTGAGATGGAGAGGGGCCGGGTGGCACATTCCGGTGCCGATGCGGTTCTTGGCAAGCCGGTCATCCCCTCTGTGCTGATGCGTACCCTTCAGTCGGTTTTGAGAGATGAACCCGGAACCGATGACCGGCTTCAATTGCCGGAATGTGAAGCCGATCCTGCCGATACATGGGACTGCATCCGGGGAATGCGGCTGCTGCTGGTCGAAGACGACCGGATCAGCCAGGAGATCATCAGAAAGGTGCTGGAAAATGCCGGGGCCCGGATCGCCGTGGCCGACAATGGCAAAGAGGCCGTGGATGTGGTCGGAAAATCCGATGTCGATCTGGTGTTCATGGATATTCAGATGCCGGAGATGGACGGATACGAGGCGGCCCGGAGAATTCGCAGGCTGCCGTCCAAGGCCCGGAACGTGCCGATTATTGCCATGACCGGGGACAGGGAGCGGTGCCTGAATGCCGGGATGAACGATTATCTGACCAAACCGGTTGTGCCGGAACATCTTTTTGCCACCCTGATAAAATGGCTGCCCCCGGTCCGAGAGCCGGCGCGTCCGTCCGGCAGTCTCCGCCCGAATCGTCTGGAAGGGCAAAGTGATGTAATATTTCATCGCAAGCTTCTTCAGATGTTTTATTCCGACTATTCGGATGCAGGCCGGAGGATGAAAATGGCGCTGAACCGGGGGAATGCGGACCAGGTTCGGATACTGGCCCACACCCTGAAAGGGGTGGCCGGATATCTGGGGGCCGAAGACCTGAAAACGGCGGCGGTGGCGCTGGAGGCCGGTATTGTCCGGCAGCGGTCTGAGGACTATGACGCGCTGGCGCACCATTTTGAAAAGGCCCTGAACCGGGTTCTGAATACTGCCTGCGGTCTGGAAAAAATGACACGCTGCCCGATGGGCCGTCCGGAAAAACCGTTTGCGGTATCCGACCTTTCAGAGATAGCTCCCCGGATAGATCAGCTGTCCGGGCTGCTCCGGGAGGGGGATACGGCGTCGGAAGAGCGGATGGCTGAGTTAAAACCATATCTGGGCGACCTGGGAATTGATGAGTACCTGAGCCGGCTTGAAGCCCAGATCGGCAACTACGATTTTGAGGAGGCCCGGAGGACGCTGACAGCGATATCAGGAACGCTGATGCGCCGTGGCTGA